In Alicyclobacillus macrosporangiidus CPP55, a single window of DNA contains:
- a CDS encoding sigma-54 interaction domain-containing protein has protein sequence MSVRLLQLETILEVLQRWFDGYIMVFNLKSDCVWCSEKMSGQDKEILCQSATQNQLDTWGTVMLGAGEYVVHRSFIEWQGEHYHIWWLWNASWLRSQIDTRLRDYQTMISDLQTIFDSSYDVLYVSDGNGVTLSTSPSCQTVWGKTPEEIIGRSVYDLEKEGVFSPSATRIALETGQKVQVVQTTRTGRRLMVTSIPIKDSSGRIVRVVNASRDITQVQELEREIQVLRGIVSEYRQELAKLRDQHHKSDGQLVYRSKQMDELIDLIHRIGPVNTTVLIQGESGVGKEVIANYIHSLGTTSENPFIKINCASIPESLLESELFGYEAGAFTGALKHGRPGLFELANGGTLFLDEIGDMPLSLQVKLLRVLQEREIRRIGGKQSIPIEVRIITATNRNLEKLVETGAFREDLFYRINVVPLYVPPLRERREDIIPLVRHFLELYNQRFGRSVNLSSSALQAMEQYSWPGNVRELQNVIERLVVTADKDVIAISDLPLHIGSAHGSQVWLSRSGRKESIVVNELLPLKDATRMVEEQLIRMAAKGSRTLADVAQKLGVDQSTISRKMNKYKLQFDNMQCKNASLI, from the coding sequence ATGAGCGTAAGATTACTTCAACTCGAGACTATCCTGGAAGTATTACAACGTTGGTTCGATGGCTACATCATGGTATTCAATCTAAAAAGCGATTGCGTGTGGTGCTCAGAGAAAATGTCTGGACAGGATAAAGAGATTCTGTGCCAATCGGCGACTCAAAATCAGTTAGACACATGGGGAACAGTGATGTTGGGCGCCGGAGAGTACGTTGTACACCGTTCTTTTATTGAATGGCAAGGAGAACACTATCACATCTGGTGGCTTTGGAATGCATCATGGCTCCGATCCCAGATCGATACACGATTACGAGACTACCAGACGATGATTTCAGACCTGCAGACCATATTCGATAGCTCTTATGATGTCCTGTACGTATCGGATGGGAATGGAGTCACACTCAGTACAAGTCCCTCCTGTCAGACTGTGTGGGGAAAGACGCCCGAGGAAATTATAGGGCGTTCCGTATACGACCTTGAAAAAGAAGGAGTTTTCTCACCCTCTGCCACCAGAATTGCGCTTGAGACCGGACAAAAAGTACAGGTCGTTCAAACGACTCGGACTGGTCGCCGTCTCATGGTGACGAGCATACCCATTAAAGATTCTTCCGGACGGATTGTACGGGTTGTCAATGCCTCTCGAGACATTACACAGGTTCAGGAACTTGAGCGTGAGATTCAGGTCCTCCGTGGTATTGTTTCGGAGTACCGACAGGAGTTGGCTAAGCTTCGTGATCAACATCATAAATCCGATGGCCAGTTAGTGTATCGGAGTAAACAAATGGACGAACTGATTGATTTAATTCACCGCATCGGACCGGTAAACACAACGGTTCTCATTCAGGGGGAATCTGGCGTCGGTAAAGAGGTGATTGCGAACTACATTCATTCTCTTGGCACGACAAGCGAAAATCCGTTTATCAAGATCAATTGTGCTTCCATTCCGGAGAGTCTGTTAGAGAGTGAGCTTTTCGGGTACGAGGCAGGTGCGTTTACCGGTGCCTTGAAACATGGGCGTCCCGGCCTGTTCGAACTAGCGAACGGAGGGACATTGTTTTTGGACGAGATTGGCGACATGCCTCTTAGCTTGCAAGTGAAACTGTTACGCGTGTTACAGGAACGTGAGATCCGTCGAATCGGCGGTAAGCAGTCAATCCCTATTGAAGTGAGGATCATTACGGCAACCAATCGCAACTTGGAAAAGTTGGTGGAGACGGGTGCGTTTCGCGAAGATCTCTTTTATCGTATTAATGTAGTCCCACTATATGTCCCACCATTGCGAGAACGACGAGAAGACATTATTCCTTTGGTTCGCCATTTTCTCGAACTCTACAATCAACGCTTTGGACGAAGTGTTAATTTGTCTTCATCAGCCCTGCAGGCGATGGAACAATACTCTTGGCCAGGTAACGTACGTGAGCTCCAAAATGTCATTGAACGCTTAGTTGTAACCGCTGATAAAGATGTTATAGCCATATCGGATCTCCCGTTGCATATCGGAAGTGCGCACGGCTCACAAGTATGGCTCTCTCGATCAGGACGGAAAGAAAGCATCGTCGTTAACGAACTATTGCCGCTAAAAGATGCAACCCGGATGGTAGAGGAACAACTGATTCGCATGGCTGCAAAGGGCTCACGGACGCTCGCGGATGTTGCCCAAAAGCTTGGTGTGGATCAGTCGACCATCTCTAGGAAAATGAATAAATACAAATTGCAATTTGACAACATGCAATGCAAAAATGCATCGCTCATATAA
- a CDS encoding GNAT family N-acetyltransferase — protein sequence MKELFSIRVEHPKDDTDYTWLRDLWRSEWGGDVMISKGNTYHIQDLSALIAWDGDTRVGAATYHMGTDDCELLSINATVDGRGVGTALLSAFEEAVRKSGRRRTWLITSNDNLDALRFYQRRGYRIVAVYPGAIDEARKVKPSIPTVGYYDIPVHDEIELEKWL from the coding sequence ATGAAAGAATTGTTTTCTATTAGGGTCGAGCATCCTAAAGATGACACCGATTACACTTGGTTAAGGGATTTATGGCGCTCCGAATGGGGCGGGGATGTCATGATTTCTAAGGGGAATACATACCATATTCAGGATCTCAGTGCCCTTATAGCATGGGATGGAGATACCCGTGTTGGTGCGGCGACGTATCACATGGGCACTGACGACTGTGAATTATTAAGCATCAATGCCACTGTAGATGGGCGAGGTGTTGGAACCGCTTTACTCAGCGCCTTCGAGGAAGCTGTTCGGAAGTCTGGTCGGCGCCGTACTTGGCTTATTACCTCGAATGATAATCTCGATGCTTTGAGATTCTATCAACGTCGTGGGTATCGTATTGTGGCGGTCTATCCAGGTGCAATTGATGAGGCACGGAAGGTGAAGCCGTCGATTCCGACAGTCGGGTACTACGACATACCTGTTCACGATGAAATCGAACTGGAGAAATGGTTGTAG
- the flgB gene encoding flagellar basal body rod protein FlgB — protein MDSLQAWLTLMQNALMAADLRQAVYANNIANMDTPGFKRSDVEFESLLQQAMSRTPQVDGLGYTPVTGSYNNFDIQAMSQIQPQVIQDNQTSVDNNGNNVDIDAEMAKLAENQIRYNVLVQLVQGKFNGLRTAIEG, from the coding sequence ATGGATTCGTTACAAGCATGGTTGACTCTTATGCAAAACGCATTGATGGCAGCCGATTTACGTCAAGCGGTCTACGCAAATAACATTGCAAATATGGATACACCAGGATTTAAACGCTCAGATGTTGAGTTTGAATCGTTACTCCAACAGGCTATGTCACGTACTCCACAAGTAGATGGCCTGGGGTACACTCCCGTTACCGGGAGTTACAATAATTTCGACATACAGGCTATGAGTCAAATACAGCCCCAGGTCATTCAAGATAATCAGACCTCTGTCGACAACAACGGTAACAATGTTGACATCGATGCTGAAATGGCTAAGTTAGCCGAAAATCAGATCCGCTACAATGTACTCGTACAATTGGTGCAAGGCAAATTTAATGGCCTGCGTACTGCTATAGAAGGGTGA
- a CDS encoding YolD-like family protein — MRITDGNIFEGMRLVLPEHREVIQEMRSERQCRRPPELSEDELSEMQYVLAEAMEGRKVVRLTLFDPIQDEVLEGVPELKGGRLWLRQADGNRVLVDCRRLMRVETGC, encoded by the coding sequence ATGCGGATCACGGACGGCAACATTTTCGAAGGTATGCGTCTTGTCTTGCCTGAACATCGCGAAGTAATTCAGGAGATGCGGAGTGAACGGCAATGTCGGCGGCCACCGGAGCTGTCTGAGGACGAGCTTTCCGAGATGCAGTATGTCCTGGCGGAAGCGATGGAAGGGCGGAAGGTGGTTCGACTGACGTTGTTCGACCCGATACAGGACGAAGTGTTGGAGGGTGTGCCGGAGTTGAAAGGTGGACGTTTATGGTTACGGCAAGCGGACGGAAACCGTGTGTTGGTGGATTGTCGTCGGTTGATGCGAGTTGAAACTGGCTGTTGA
- the istA gene encoding IS21 family transposase — MTKPRSRPAMERWIPVIESWLKEEEKAGAPKKQRYVSSRIYDRLQEEYGKEFTAAESTVRYWVSRLRKRRQEVYIPLTSDAGELAQADFGRVVVKINGKKTEISLFVMRLRYSGVIFACAFSTEKIEAFLEGHRRAFEWFGGVPRSVRYDNPKTAVTKILVGPAREEHVLLSNLRAHYLFDSEFCRPGEPHEKGSVENGVGYVRRHTCVPVPDVADLDALNDLILQWCEKERGKRWSAWEQERAGLRALPERPHRCATTRPVTVNKLCLVSFDHNRYSVPSMYVGKTLLLRVYAERIEVLDRERVVASHPRSHERQQTIMDLGHYLPVLAYKPHAATHAAVVRQLPEVYQRIRVRMANSRPDGYKDFVAILMLHQVWPAKDILQAIEEIGPDVVTADQIKRHLLHTSPESAGTVPGSLQMYRLAQPNPSRYDALTKGVVH; from the coding sequence TTGACCAAACCCCGCTCCCGCCCAGCGATGGAACGATGGATCCCCGTCATCGAGTCCTGGCTTAAGGAGGAGGAGAAGGCGGGAGCCCCCAAGAAACAGCGGTATGTGTCCTCAAGAATTTACGATCGGCTGCAGGAGGAGTACGGCAAGGAGTTCACCGCGGCTGAATCCACCGTCCGGTACTGGGTAAGCAGGCTGAGGAAACGCAGGCAGGAGGTGTATATCCCGCTGACTTCTGACGCCGGTGAGCTGGCACAGGCCGACTTTGGGCGAGTCGTTGTGAAGATAAACGGCAAGAAGACGGAGATCAGCCTGTTCGTCATGCGGTTGCGGTACAGCGGCGTCATCTTTGCCTGTGCCTTCTCTACGGAGAAGATCGAAGCGTTCCTTGAGGGTCACCGCCGCGCGTTCGAATGGTTCGGCGGCGTGCCGCGCAGTGTTCGCTACGACAACCCCAAGACCGCGGTCACCAAGATCCTGGTTGGCCCCGCCCGCGAGGAGCACGTGCTGCTGTCCAACCTGCGTGCTCACTACCTGTTCGACAGCGAATTCTGCCGCCCCGGTGAACCACACGAAAAAGGCAGCGTAGAAAACGGCGTGGGTTACGTCCGCCGCCATACGTGTGTTCCCGTTCCTGACGTAGCCGACCTGGATGCCCTGAACGACCTGATTCTTCAGTGGTGCGAGAAAGAGCGTGGCAAACGGTGGTCCGCTTGGGAGCAAGAGCGGGCGGGGCTGCGTGCGCTGCCGGAGCGCCCTCACCGTTGCGCCACCACACGGCCCGTCACGGTGAACAAGCTGTGTCTCGTCAGCTTTGACCACAACCGCTATTCCGTCCCCAGCATGTACGTGGGCAAGACGCTGCTGCTGAGGGTGTATGCCGAGCGGATTGAGGTGCTCGACAGGGAACGGGTGGTGGCCAGCCACCCCAGGAGCCACGAGCGTCAGCAGACCATCATGGACCTCGGACACTATCTGCCGGTTTTGGCTTACAAACCACATGCCGCCACGCACGCGGCGGTCGTCCGGCAGTTACCAGAGGTGTACCAACGCATCCGGGTCCGGATGGCGAACAGCAGACCGGATGGATACAAGGACTTCGTAGCCATCCTCATGCTGCACCAAGTCTGGCCGGCGAAGGACATTCTGCAGGCCATTGAGGAAATCGGGCCGGATGTCGTCACAGCTGACCAGATCAAGCGGCATCTTCTTCACACCTCACCGGAATCTGCGGGAACCGTGCCAGGCAGTCTGCAAATGTATCGCCTCGCGCAGCCCAATCCGTCCAGATACGACGCACTGACGAAGGGGGTGGTTCACTGA
- a CDS encoding sulfocyanin-like copper-binding protein, giving the protein MSSNRAISAMLVTCLGVVSLLSGCGGAANTAQNAANAVGNAVQNTVNATGNAVQNTVNAVGNAAQNTANVAGGATAATSPWMTVNAGTKTVTFLLIAGYNNAGGGFNFNGYTNGGMTFTVPKGWTVKINFQNNSTVPHSAVVVPYNKRSADTPAIPGASSPNPEQGVGKGVKQTFSFKAVTAGKYAIVCAVPGHEEAGMWITFVVSDTATAPSVTTS; this is encoded by the coding sequence ATGAGTAGTAATCGCGCGATCTCCGCGATGCTGGTGACTTGCCTGGGTGTGGTCAGTCTCCTTTCGGGGTGCGGTGGAGCTGCCAACACTGCACAGAATGCTGCCAATGCTGTGGGCAATGCGGTTCAGAACACCGTCAACGCAACCGGAAATGCCGTGCAAAATACAGTGAACGCGGTCGGAAACGCGGCACAAAACACCGCAAATGTCGCCGGTGGTGCGACAGCTGCGACATCCCCGTGGATGACGGTCAACGCAGGGACCAAAACGGTTACTTTCCTTCTGATTGCGGGATATAACAACGCGGGTGGAGGATTCAATTTCAACGGCTACACGAACGGCGGGATGACGTTTACCGTCCCCAAGGGTTGGACAGTTAAAATCAACTTCCAGAACAACAGTACGGTGCCGCACAGCGCGGTGGTCGTTCCGTATAACAAAAGGTCTGCAGACACTCCAGCCATTCCGGGCGCGAGTAGCCCAAATCCGGAGCAAGGAGTGGGTAAAGGCGTCAAACAGACGTTTAGCTTCAAGGCTGTAACGGCCGGCAAATACGCAATCGTCTGCGCAGTTCCCGGCCATGAGGAAGCAGGAATGTGGATCACCTTTGTGGTATCCGACACCGCCACCGCGCCATCGGTTACCACTTCGTAA
- a CDS encoding alpha/beta-type small acid-soluble spore protein encodes MPSRNQYVSPQAKNAIEQMKYEIAQEFGVELGPDTSARENGSVGGEITKRLVAFAEEHLSNKSWPH; translated from the coding sequence GTGCCGAGTCGTAATCAGTACGTTTCTCCGCAAGCGAAGAACGCCATCGAGCAAATGAAGTATGAGATCGCACAGGAATTTGGAGTTGAGTTAGGCCCTGACACCTCTGCTCGGGAGAACGGCTCAGTCGGAGGCGAAATTACGAAGAGACTGGTGGCATTTGCGGAAGAGCACCTGAGCAACAAGAGTTGGCCGCACTAA
- the istB gene encoding IS21-like element helper ATPase IstB, with the protein MSDDVHAAMVEIYCKELKMPGLRKAYAALAREAGVQNHSPVQYLAACLAEEMESRKASRLQTYTGQARFPAHKTLQEFDFAAIPALQKQRIVHLAGGDFIRAKENVICMGASGTGKTHIAIAIGLAAISAGYRVRFITVMQLVQELLQAESEYRLPRYLRTWDKYDLVCLDELGYVSLTQGGPLLFQFCAERYEKGSILITTNLEFAKWTDVFHDATLTTALLDRLTHHSHILLFEGESYRFRESQRRAAAEL; encoded by the coding sequence ATGTCTGACGATGTACACGCAGCCATGGTGGAGATCTACTGCAAGGAGTTGAAGATGCCGGGTTTGCGCAAGGCTTACGCGGCGCTGGCGAGGGAGGCGGGGGTGCAGAACCACTCCCCCGTCCAGTACCTTGCCGCCTGCCTCGCCGAGGAGATGGAGTCACGGAAAGCCAGTCGGCTGCAGACGTACACGGGGCAGGCACGGTTCCCTGCCCACAAGACCCTGCAGGAGTTCGATTTCGCCGCGATTCCGGCGCTGCAGAAGCAGCGGATTGTACACCTAGCGGGGGGAGACTTCATTCGAGCGAAGGAAAACGTGATATGTATGGGGGCCAGTGGAACGGGCAAAACACACATCGCGATAGCCATCGGGCTGGCCGCCATCTCAGCGGGCTACAGAGTGCGGTTCATCACCGTCATGCAGCTGGTCCAGGAGCTCTTACAGGCAGAGTCAGAGTACCGACTGCCCAGATACCTTCGGACGTGGGACAAGTACGACCTGGTCTGCTTGGACGAGTTAGGGTATGTATCCTTAACTCAAGGTGGGCCACTACTGTTCCAATTCTGTGCGGAGCGGTACGAGAAGGGCAGCATCCTCATCACGACGAACCTGGAGTTCGCGAAATGGACGGACGTGTTCCACGACGCGACGCTGACGACAGCCCTCCTCGACCGACTGACCCACCACTCCCACATCCTGCTGTTTGAAGGCGAATCCTACAGGTTCCGAGAGAGCCAAAGACGAGCGGCAGCCGAGCTGTGA
- a CDS encoding sodium:solute symporter family transporter encodes MSQSMLGIVVVVVLGAIWAWIGLSIARRVKSADDYLVGGRNVGIGLGSATLLATWITGNTILAAPESGYDMGILGVLGYALLGGLGVMAFAPLAKRIRTAIPNGRTVGDFFQIRFDHKNYVLFLIALIIWDVGWLLTQGLGAGILLQSVFGVPFHVGLVITVAIVTAYVTFGGMRSVLGTDFLQCMLIMVVVFIFPAWVFGNAGFHTVYSGIQKLSPSALSLTNPTGIAWLIAGPLIGIGEVFMDNTFWQRAYSLRPSTVNKTYLFSGLGWMFVPIATGSLALVALGTGFKPNPVNSVAPDIVSQYTGQLGGVLFLALLWAAIASTLAALLNAVAAIFMNDIYQRYINPNATNKQLLKAGKIATVVIAVVTIIAAWPEPMTMLSLLTLMGVINAAYIIPITLGLFWSKTNRHGVFYGALIGSIVGLFIYGNGTFDLIFVKIPVTHITWGGPYPGVIAGGFISLTLTVVWSWLQPETFNFASFRKYRADRAGVSVSSVSSEQVEVVRG; translated from the coding sequence GTGAGCCAATCAATGCTTGGCATTGTGGTGGTTGTGGTACTTGGTGCAATATGGGCTTGGATCGGGCTGAGTATTGCGAGACGCGTGAAGTCTGCTGATGATTACTTGGTTGGTGGCCGAAACGTTGGCATCGGATTGGGATCTGCCACTCTACTCGCGACCTGGATTACGGGAAACACGATCTTGGCAGCCCCCGAAAGTGGTTACGACATGGGGATTCTCGGTGTGTTGGGCTACGCTTTGTTAGGCGGCCTTGGCGTGATGGCTTTCGCGCCACTGGCAAAACGTATTCGTACGGCGATACCTAATGGGCGTACAGTAGGTGACTTTTTCCAAATAAGGTTTGACCATAAAAACTACGTGTTGTTTCTCATTGCGCTAATCATCTGGGATGTTGGGTGGCTCTTAACTCAAGGTTTGGGCGCAGGTATACTGCTGCAATCTGTATTCGGGGTTCCGTTTCACGTAGGTTTAGTGATTACCGTGGCCATTGTCACCGCATATGTTACCTTCGGGGGAATGCGCAGCGTCCTCGGAACGGACTTCCTTCAGTGCATGCTGATCATGGTTGTCGTTTTTATTTTCCCTGCTTGGGTGTTTGGGAATGCAGGGTTCCACACGGTATATTCCGGTATACAAAAACTGTCCCCTAGCGCACTCAGCCTTACGAACCCAACGGGTATCGCTTGGTTGATCGCTGGTCCGCTGATTGGCATTGGAGAAGTTTTCATGGACAACACATTCTGGCAGAGAGCATATTCCCTGCGTCCATCGACTGTGAACAAAACGTACTTATTCTCCGGGCTGGGATGGATGTTCGTTCCCATCGCTACAGGTTCTTTGGCGTTAGTTGCCTTAGGTACCGGTTTTAAGCCCAATCCGGTCAACTCTGTGGCGCCGGACATTGTTTCACAGTACACCGGACAGTTGGGCGGAGTGTTATTCTTGGCGCTATTGTGGGCAGCAATCGCGTCAACATTGGCAGCACTCCTTAATGCTGTCGCAGCAATCTTTATGAACGACATCTATCAACGGTACATCAATCCGAATGCGACAAATAAACAGTTACTGAAGGCTGGGAAAATTGCTACCGTTGTGATCGCGGTGGTTACAATTATTGCCGCTTGGCCTGAACCGATGACCATGCTTTCTCTTCTGACACTCATGGGGGTTATCAATGCAGCATACATCATTCCCATTACCCTCGGACTGTTTTGGAGCAAAACGAATCGCCACGGCGTTTTTTATGGCGCACTGATAGGTAGCATAGTTGGACTCTTTATTTACGGTAATGGAACGTTTGACTTAATCTTTGTTAAAATTCCCGTCACCCACATCACATGGGGTGGCCCATATCCAGGCGTGATTGCGGGCGGCTTTATCTCATTGACGTTGACGGTCGTTTGGAGCTGGCTACAACCGGAAACGTTCAATTTCGCCTCGTTCCGGAAGTATAGAGCAGATAGGGCCGGCGTGAGTGTTTCCTCTGTATCATCGGAACAAGTCGAAGTTGTTCGTGGCTGA
- a CDS encoding nitrilase family protein produces MLDNRLAWHESDVTIACCQYAPRVGDRAGNLEKSLQMIRAAAQSGARLIVLPELCSSGYVFNSREEAYQLSETVPEGDTIQAWTQIARELNVYVVGGICERDQALLYNSAVFVGPQGHLGTFRKLHLWYEEKLFFEPGNLGLPVFHTPMGRIGLLICYDIWFPEAFRRYALQGVDLVCVCTNWVPMPAQQPEDLPLAIQLCMSNAHVNGLFVAAADRVGIERNQPFLGRSVIVGPNGLPLAGPAGFDTEEIILAECNLVQSRRAKTFNDLNHILHDRREDIYGDFNI; encoded by the coding sequence GTGTTGGATAACCGCTTGGCGTGGCACGAAAGTGATGTAACTATTGCTTGCTGTCAGTACGCCCCTCGTGTGGGGGACAGGGCTGGAAATCTGGAGAAGTCGCTCCAGATGATTCGCGCAGCAGCTCAGTCTGGAGCAAGATTGATTGTTCTGCCTGAGTTATGCTCCTCAGGCTACGTGTTCAACTCACGGGAGGAAGCATACCAACTTTCTGAGACTGTCCCAGAGGGTGACACAATACAGGCATGGACTCAGATTGCAAGAGAACTCAACGTATATGTAGTCGGTGGAATATGTGAACGTGACCAGGCCTTGTTATATAACTCTGCCGTATTTGTCGGACCGCAAGGGCATCTGGGTACGTTTAGAAAGTTGCACCTGTGGTATGAAGAGAAACTGTTTTTCGAGCCGGGAAACCTCGGACTGCCTGTCTTTCATACGCCCATGGGTCGAATTGGATTGCTGATCTGCTATGACATCTGGTTTCCGGAAGCCTTTCGACGCTATGCCCTTCAAGGCGTAGATCTGGTTTGCGTATGCACGAACTGGGTTCCGATGCCCGCTCAGCAGCCAGAAGATTTACCCTTGGCTATTCAACTCTGTATGTCTAATGCTCACGTGAACGGTCTGTTTGTCGCTGCCGCGGACCGAGTGGGCATCGAGCGGAACCAGCCGTTTTTGGGCCGAAGCGTAATCGTTGGACCTAATGGACTTCCTTTGGCTGGACCAGCGGGCTTCGACACGGAGGAAATCATCCTTGCGGAATGTAATCTTGTCCAATCCAGGCGGGCAAAAACGTTTAACGATTTGAACCACATCCTTCACGATCGACGGGAGGACATTTACGGGGACTTCAATATTTAG
- a CDS encoding DNA polymerase IV, which produces MEWIYGLVDMQSFYASVEIATRPEYVLRRRENDDSTDPPLVVSGDPARRSGIILAATPTAKRLGVENAMRLGEALRLAPNLVVVRPRMRLYLEVSVRIQHVIQSMFPLQEQFSIDEAFFAFPYPSGLFPDPIAVARKLKETIWDVFRIRCRIGMGPNKWVAKVANKQAKKHPDGIVWWPDDKVRSELHRLPVDAMWGLRKRAEVLKTEFNCNTIGDVAALPAHLLRHRFGPAWGTVIHRWANGEDYSPINPHSLTDPHKGYSNRTTLPRDFFERDEVAVVILELLDEVCYRVRRAGQQGRRVSLGLTYERLEGGFFKAKTLPFYSNDPDELYPEALSLLDRWWDGSGVRAVSVGLDMLVPADTVQLSLFRRVDRRQRLLAVTDTIHETFGETSLMRASSLLPGSQLRERALKIGGHYA; this is translated from the coding sequence ATGGAGTGGATCTATGGCCTCGTGGATATGCAGTCATTCTACGCCTCTGTCGAGATAGCAACACGTCCTGAGTACGTCCTACGGCGGCGTGAGAATGACGACTCAACGGATCCGCCGCTTGTCGTATCGGGTGACCCGGCTCGGCGCTCCGGCATCATCCTAGCAGCCACACCAACAGCGAAGCGTCTGGGTGTAGAGAACGCGATGCGGCTCGGAGAGGCCCTACGATTGGCACCAAACCTCGTCGTCGTTCGACCACGCATGCGCCTCTATCTGGAGGTGAGTGTGCGCATTCAACACGTGATTCAGAGCATGTTCCCGCTTCAGGAGCAGTTCTCCATCGACGAAGCATTCTTTGCTTTCCCGTACCCCAGCGGTCTGTTTCCGGATCCGATAGCTGTGGCTCGAAAGCTCAAGGAAACCATCTGGGACGTATTTCGCATCCGTTGCCGGATTGGCATGGGGCCGAACAAATGGGTGGCGAAAGTTGCAAACAAGCAGGCGAAGAAGCATCCGGACGGCATCGTATGGTGGCCGGATGATAAGGTGCGGTCGGAACTCCATCGGCTGCCGGTGGACGCCATGTGGGGACTCCGAAAACGGGCCGAAGTGCTTAAGACGGAGTTCAATTGCAACACGATTGGGGATGTCGCAGCGCTTCCGGCACATCTGCTGCGCCATAGGTTCGGTCCGGCATGGGGCACGGTCATCCATCGCTGGGCGAACGGTGAGGACTACAGCCCCATCAACCCGCACAGCTTGACTGATCCTCACAAAGGTTATTCGAACCGCACGACGCTGCCGCGTGACTTCTTCGAGCGAGACGAAGTTGCAGTTGTCATCCTCGAATTGCTCGACGAAGTGTGTTACCGGGTTCGGCGAGCCGGGCAACAGGGACGACGGGTGAGTCTTGGGCTGACGTATGAACGGCTGGAGGGCGGCTTCTTCAAGGCAAAGACGCTGCCCTTTTACTCCAATGACCCTGATGAATTATACCCCGAAGCGCTGTCACTCCTGGACCGCTGGTGGGACGGTTCTGGCGTACGCGCTGTCTCCGTGGGCCTGGATATGCTGGTACCGGCGGACACGGTTCAGCTCTCTCTGTTCCGGCGAGTAGATCGACGTCAGCGCCTGTTGGCAGTGACGGACACCATCCACGAGACGTTTGGTGAGACAAGCCTGATGCGTGCATCCAGTCTGTTGCCGGGCAGCCAACTCCGGGAACGCGCGCTGAAGATCGGAGGTCATTACGCGTGA
- a CDS encoding cysteine hydrolase family protein, with the protein MNQYVVDPLKPLLAPAAEVKLFRHTTALLIVDMQYLDAHPDFGLVKEARERGIDTTYYETRLSLITKNIQSLLNTCRENGIEVIYCTIESLTIDGRDRSREHKCARIHAAPNSKDGEIIEELRPLSNEIVLKKTCSGVFNGTNIDQILRNMGIENLIVVGVVTNQCVDTAVRDAADRGYAVILVEDACAAFHESLHQASVEILGGVYCQVRSTNDVIQTIKVNNGSQL; encoded by the coding sequence TTGAATCAATACGTTGTAGATCCGCTGAAGCCGCTTCTTGCGCCAGCAGCCGAAGTGAAATTGTTTAGGCATACAACCGCTCTTCTTATTGTTGATATGCAGTATCTTGATGCACATCCCGATTTTGGTTTAGTGAAGGAAGCTCGTGAGCGAGGAATCGATACAACGTATTATGAAACGAGGTTGTCACTGATTACAAAGAACATTCAAAGCCTCCTCAACACGTGTCGAGAAAACGGGATCGAAGTAATATACTGCACCATCGAGTCGCTCACGATCGATGGGAGGGATAGAAGTCGTGAACACAAGTGCGCCAGGATTCATGCCGCACCAAATTCCAAAGATGGTGAGATCATAGAAGAACTCAGACCGCTTTCAAACGAAATCGTCCTAAAGAAGACATGCTCGGGAGTATTCAATGGCACAAACATTGATCAAATCCTCAGAAATATGGGGATTGAGAACCTGATTGTTGTTGGCGTCGTCACGAACCAATGCGTGGACACAGCAGTACGCGATGCTGCGGACAGGGGGTACGCTGTTATCCTTGTAGAAGATGCTTGTGCAGCCTTCCACGAATCGTTACACCAAGCCTCCGTAGAAATTTTAGGGGGTGTCTATTGCCAAGTACGATCTACGAATGATGTTATTCAAACCATCAAGGTCAACAATGGTAGCCAATTGTAA